In a single window of the Rhodoligotrophos appendicifer genome:
- the sufD gene encoding Fe-S cluster assembly protein SufD codes for MNVAVQRTRAEAALIDAFPAFKAQHPAPDWLARRRDEGYSRFAATGLPHRRIEEWKWTDLRRHLGGAYVPAPASPEPGAGVVEALMALSPFTGMAAARLVFVDGRFDAQRSELPSVAGLTLMNLAELPAEAPAWLTETLGRLYGPDADPIAALNSAFLSDGAVLHVAAGLTVETPVDVISVVTDGSPHMNLLRNVIVLEEGAALTVIETHVGGPGDYVANAVTEARIGADARLTRVKVQEEGAEAVHLSNLNVELGEGAVLREFTASLGARLSRNQVFVKFRGEGGDASVAGSYMLANKQHCDTTLVVNHAVPNCVSRELFKVVLDDQSHGVFQGKLIVEQYAQKSDAKQQSHGLLLSETAEFDAKPELEIFADDVVCGHGATAGQIDETLMFYLMARGIPEAQAKSLLIAAFVQEAFDGIENDDIRERLTGLAEGWLERRG; via the coding sequence ATGAACGTCGCCGTACAGAGAACCCGGGCCGAGGCGGCCCTCATCGATGCGTTCCCCGCCTTCAAGGCGCAACATCCCGCGCCGGACTGGCTGGCGCGGCGTCGCGACGAGGGCTATTCGCGCTTCGCTGCCACCGGATTGCCGCATCGGCGGATCGAGGAATGGAAGTGGACGGATCTCCGCCGCCATCTCGGCGGTGCCTATGTGCCCGCTCCCGCTTCGCCCGAGCCTGGAGCCGGAGTGGTGGAGGCGCTGATGGCGCTGTCGCCGTTCACCGGCATGGCAGCGGCACGGCTGGTCTTCGTGGATGGCCGCTTCGATGCGCAGCGCTCGGAGCTGCCGTCGGTCGCGGGACTGACGCTGATGAACCTTGCCGAACTCCCCGCCGAAGCCCCGGCCTGGCTGACGGAGACGCTGGGCCGGCTCTATGGGCCGGATGCAGATCCCATCGCGGCGCTCAACAGCGCCTTTCTGAGCGACGGCGCTGTCCTGCATGTGGCCGCAGGGCTCACGGTCGAGACGCCGGTGGACGTCATCTCCGTGGTGACGGATGGCTCGCCGCACATGAACCTCCTGCGCAACGTCATCGTGCTCGAGGAAGGTGCAGCGCTCACCGTGATCGAGACCCATGTCGGCGGTCCGGGAGACTATGTCGCCAATGCGGTGACGGAGGCCCGGATCGGCGCAGATGCTCGGCTTACGCGGGTGAAAGTGCAGGAGGAGGGTGCCGAGGCCGTGCATCTCTCCAATCTGAATGTGGAACTCGGCGAGGGCGCCGTGCTGCGGGAGTTCACAGCGTCACTGGGGGCGAGATTGTCGCGGAACCAAGTGTTCGTGAAATTCCGCGGCGAAGGCGGGGATGCAAGCGTCGCCGGTTCCTACATGCTGGCGAATAAGCAGCATTGCGATACGACACTGGTGGTGAACCACGCGGTACCGAACTGCGTGAGCCGGGAATTGTTCAAGGTGGTGCTGGACGACCAGTCGCATGGTGTGTTCCAGGGCAAGCTGATCGTCGAGCAATATGCCCAGAAGTCAGACGCCAAGCAGCAGAGCCATGGGCTGCTCCTGTCGGAGACGGCGGAGTTCGACGCCAAGCCGGAGCTCGAGATCTTCGCCGACGACGTCGTCTGCGGCCATGGCGCCACGGCCGGGCAGATCGACGAGACGCTGATGTTCTATCTCATGGCGCGAGGCATCCCGGAAGCACAGGCGAAATCGCTGCTGATCGCGGCCTTCGTGCAGGAGGCCTTTGACGGGATCGAGAACGACGACATCCGTGAGCGGCTGACGGGACTTGCGGAGGGCTGGCTGGAACGGCGCGGCTAA
- the sufC gene encoding Fe-S cluster assembly ATPase SufC has protein sequence MLEIKNLHVTIDDREILKGIDLTIDPGEVHAIMGPNGSGKSTLSYVLAGKPDYEVTEGSISFMGQDLLEMEPYERAAAGIFLAFQYPIEIPGVAMMQLLKTALNAQRKLRGEKELPMPDFMRLVREKASALNVSPEMLKRPVNVGFSGGEKKRAEILQMAVLEPHLCVLDETDSGLDIDAMKLVAEGVNKLRGPNRSMLVITHYQRLLDYIVPDKVHVLSAGRIVRSGGKELALELERSGYAEYQATAA, from the coding sequence ATGCTTGAGATCAAGAACCTGCATGTGACCATCGATGATCGCGAGATCCTGAAGGGCATCGATCTGACGATCGATCCCGGCGAGGTGCATGCGATCATGGGGCCGAACGGGTCGGGCAAGTCGACGCTCTCCTACGTGCTGGCGGGCAAGCCGGACTATGAGGTGACGGAGGGCTCGATCAGCTTCATGGGCCAGGACCTCCTGGAGATGGAACCCTATGAGCGCGCCGCGGCCGGCATCTTCCTGGCGTTCCAATACCCGATCGAGATCCCCGGCGTCGCCATGATGCAGCTGCTGAAGACGGCGCTGAACGCCCAGCGCAAGCTGCGCGGCGAGAAAGAGCTCCCGATGCCGGACTTCATGCGGCTGGTGCGGGAGAAGGCCAGTGCACTCAACGTCTCGCCCGAGATGCTGAAGCGGCCGGTCAATGTGGGCTTTTCCGGCGGCGAAAAGAAACGTGCCGAAATCCTGCAGATGGCCGTGCTGGAGCCGCATCTCTGCGTGCTCGACGAGACGGATTCGGGCCTCGACATCGATGCGATGAAGCTCGTCGCCGAGGGCGTCAACAAGCTGCGCGGACCGAACCGGTCCATGCTGGTGATCACCCATTACCAGCGGCTCCTGGACTATATCGTGCCCGACAAAGTCCACGTGCTGTCGGCGGGGCGGATCGTGCGCTCCGGCGGCAAGGAGTTGGCCCTCGAGCTCGAGCGCAGCGGTTATGCAGAATATCAGGCCACGGCGGCCTGA